Proteins encoded within one genomic window of Mesorhizobium sp. AR10:
- a CDS encoding alpha/beta fold hydrolase, with the protein MMMNRRTFSTALVAGAAASILAGSHKTRAQTGPKVRNVVLVHGAYADGSCWSEVVGHLDQAGFKATVVQHPLTTLEAGIEATRRAIALQDGPTVLVGHSFAGMIVTEAGMDPKVSSLVYVAARAPDAGEDYTALAKTFAAPPASSGLVWSEGYGKLSEEAFLRDFAGGIPRDKARILYAVQGPISDKLFTGKTTQAAWRSKPSWYAVSSEDRTINPDLERFMAKRMNAKTIEVKASHLSLISHPEAITQLISEAARQLS; encoded by the coding sequence ATCATGATGAATAGGCGTACTTTCTCCACCGCGCTCGTCGCTGGGGCGGCTGCGAGTATACTGGCCGGCTCCCACAAGACGCGAGCGCAGACAGGCCCCAAGGTTCGCAATGTCGTGCTGGTCCATGGCGCCTATGCGGATGGCTCGTGCTGGTCGGAAGTGGTTGGCCACCTGGATCAGGCCGGCTTCAAGGCCACTGTCGTCCAGCACCCGCTGACCACACTGGAGGCAGGCATCGAGGCAACGCGCCGTGCGATCGCGCTCCAGGATGGACCGACGGTCCTTGTCGGACACTCCTTTGCCGGCATGATCGTCACCGAGGCAGGGATGGATCCAAAGGTTTCCTCGCTCGTCTATGTCGCGGCGCGCGCTCCGGATGCGGGCGAAGACTACACGGCGCTCGCCAAGACTTTTGCAGCGCCACCCGCCTCCTCCGGCCTTGTCTGGTCCGAAGGCTATGGCAAGCTCAGCGAGGAGGCCTTCCTGCGGGATTTCGCCGGCGGCATTCCTCGCGACAAGGCGCGCATCCTGTATGCCGTCCAGGGGCCGATCTCGGACAAGCTCTTCACCGGAAAGACAACGCAAGCGGCCTGGCGCTCGAAGCCAAGCTGGTATGCCGTCTCGAGCGAGGATCGCACGATCAATCCGGATCTCGAGCGCTTCATGGCAAAGCGCATGAACGCAAAGACCATCGAGGTGAAGGCCAGCCATTTGTCGCTGATCTCCCATCCCGAAGCGATCACCCAGCTCATCTCGGAAGCCGCGCGGCAGCTCAGCTAG
- a CDS encoding hydrolase, which translates to MPSQSNAPKNGLSALLTPEESVLVLIDHQPFQFANLHSHEPTMIVNNVIALAKTAKIFGVPTILTTVLEDRGGKLIKGLQDVFPDQKPIDRTFINTWEDARVVDAVKKTGRKKIIMAALWSEICLAMPAIQAAGEGYEVYAVTDASGGVSVEAHDMAVRRMVMAGVVPITWMAVAGELQRDWAREETARMGAETLLEHGGATGIALAWELQLLGQKAGGGA; encoded by the coding sequence ATGCCCAGCCAGTCGAACGCCCCCAAGAACGGCCTTAGTGCCCTGCTCACCCCGGAAGAGTCAGTGCTCGTGTTGATCGACCACCAGCCGTTCCAATTCGCCAATCTCCACAGCCACGAGCCCACGATGATCGTGAACAACGTCATCGCGCTGGCCAAGACGGCCAAGATCTTTGGCGTGCCGACGATCCTGACAACGGTTCTTGAAGACCGCGGCGGCAAGCTCATCAAGGGCCTGCAGGATGTCTTCCCGGACCAGAAGCCGATCGACCGTACCTTCATCAACACCTGGGAAGATGCGCGCGTTGTCGATGCCGTGAAGAAGACGGGCCGCAAGAAGATCATCATGGCAGCGCTCTGGTCGGAGATCTGTCTCGCCATGCCGGCCATCCAGGCCGCGGGCGAAGGCTATGAGGTCTACGCCGTCACCGACGCGTCAGGCGGCGTGAGCGTGGAAGCGCACGACATGGCAGTGCGCCGCATGGTGATGGCGGGCGTCGTTCCCATCACGTGGATGGCAGTGGCAGGTGAGTTGCAGCGCGACTGGGCCCGCGAAGAGACAGCGAGAATGGGCGCTGAGACGTTGCTTGAGCATGGCGGCGCCACCGGCATCGCGCTCGCCTGGGAGCTGCAACTGCTCGGTCAGAAGGCGGGCGGCGGCGCGTGA
- a CDS encoding MarR family winged helix-turn-helix transcriptional regulator: MATKQQIQQSITTDILLAGRRWRRAAGRVLGSRGISEATAAPLISIARLGNGVRQIDIAYQIGIESPSLVRLINQLEAQGLVERQCDGNDRRVNGLWLTKEGQEIAQELEILLVALRNSTLAKFTKVELETASRVLKAFESLE; the protein is encoded by the coding sequence ATGGCGACCAAACAACAAATTCAACAGTCTATCACTACAGATATTCTCCTTGCCGGAAGGAGATGGCGTCGCGCTGCGGGGCGGGTGCTCGGGTCACGCGGCATTTCGGAGGCGACAGCTGCGCCTTTGATTTCCATTGCCCGTTTGGGCAACGGTGTCCGACAGATTGATATCGCCTATCAGATTGGCATTGAAAGCCCGTCCTTGGTACGCCTCATCAATCAACTCGAAGCTCAGGGTCTGGTAGAGCGGCAATGCGATGGAAATGACCGTCGCGTGAACGGCCTGTGGTTGACCAAAGAGGGCCAGGAGATCGCACAAGAGTTGGAAATTCTTCTCGTTGCGCTCAGGAACTCGACACTTGCCAAGTTCACCAAAGTCGAACTTGAAACAGCCTCTCGTGTCCTGAAGGCCTTCGAGAGTCTTGAATAG
- a CDS encoding MarR family winged helix-turn-helix transcriptional regulator, which produces MIDIELVRREMTAELGRAGRRWRSTAERIFSPLEISAPRAAPLLSIGRLGGGVWQSTVANKIGIRASTLVQLVSQLEASGLIERRDDTEDRRAKSLWLTDDGAILVAKLEQILDELRAEILSSFEPAEIATALRVLRAFGAKASKGRARRFGTKI; this is translated from the coding sequence ATGATCGACATCGAGCTGGTGCGCCGTGAAATGACCGCGGAACTGGGGCGAGCAGGTAGACGATGGCGTTCTACCGCGGAAAGGATCTTCTCGCCCCTGGAAATCTCGGCACCACGGGCTGCCCCCCTGCTTTCGATCGGACGGCTAGGTGGCGGTGTGTGGCAGTCGACGGTAGCCAACAAGATTGGCATTCGTGCTTCGACGCTCGTACAGCTTGTAAGTCAACTTGAGGCCTCGGGGTTGATCGAGCGGCGTGATGACACGGAAGATCGTCGTGCGAAATCTCTATGGTTGACGGACGATGGTGCGATCCTGGTCGCGAAGCTGGAACAAATTCTCGACGAGCTTCGAGCTGAAATTCTATCCAGTTTTGAGCCTGCCGAGATCGCGACAGCGCTACGGGTCCTGCGCGCCTTTGGAGCAAAAGCTTCGAAAGGCAGAGCGCGCCGCTTCGGCACGAAGATATAG
- a CDS encoding NADPH-dependent F420 reductase encodes MTIGIIGSGAIGTSIARTLGRAGVEATISNSRGPDSLKDLVRDLGPSIKAGTREEAARAGIVFVAVNWTKLPAAMAGLPDWKGRIVIDANNAIEAPLFKPADLGGRVSSEVFADLVPGARVVKAFNHLRAELLATDPRSDGGRRVLFFSGNDNTAKAEVASLIERIGFVGIDLGSLAIGGKLAQFPGGPLPNQNLVKID; translated from the coding sequence ATGACCATTGGTATCATTGGCTCGGGCGCGATTGGTACATCGATCGCCCGGACGCTGGGCCGGGCGGGTGTCGAGGCTACCATCTCAAACAGCCGCGGCCCGGATTCACTCAAGGATCTGGTCCGCGACCTTGGGCCGTCAATCAAGGCGGGCACCCGCGAGGAAGCGGCGCGTGCTGGCATCGTCTTCGTGGCCGTGAACTGGACAAAGCTTCCGGCAGCGATGGCAGGCCTTCCAGATTGGAAAGGGCGCATTGTCATCGATGCCAACAATGCGATCGAGGCACCGCTGTTCAAGCCCGCAGACCTCGGCGGGCGCGTGTCGAGCGAGGTGTTCGCCGATCTCGTGCCCGGAGCCCGCGTGGTAAAAGCCTTCAATCATCTCCGCGCAGAGCTGCTCGCCACTGACCCACGTTCGGACGGCGGTCGGCGTGTGCTGTTCTTTTCCGGTAACGACAACACGGCCAAGGCAGAGGTCGCATCCCTAATCGAGCGGATTGGATTCGTGGGGATTGATCTTGGCTCGCTGGCGATCGGCGGCAAGCTCGCTCAATTTCCTGGCGGCCCGTTGCCAAACCAGAATCTCGTCAAGATCGATTGA
- a CDS encoding porin: MNIKSLLLGSAAALIAVSGARAADAVVVAEPEPAEYVKICDVYGAGYFYIPGTETCLRIGGYVRYDMGVGDTGSFDGAKAADHQDGDIHNTYWKNARLSLQTYTGQETELGTLKTYTETRFQFGDDNAFDEDINEAHNRDVSLNFAWIQLGGLRVGKTESAFDTFVGYAGNVINDTLVPYGNFDTNVVQYYFDAGNGFSAVVSLEEGTGDDTIDSYVPHVVGGVKYTQGWGAITGVISYDSNYEEVAGKVRLDVNATNELTLWIMGGYGTDDNLNDDAGNFVDANGRGFYKQWGGNWAVWGGGTYKFNEKTSFNAQVSADDWKNVGVAANVAYDVVPGLTVTAEVDYLHAGRFGDADLVNPSWTPADKKNSVGGLLRFQRSF, from the coding sequence ATGAACATCAAGAGCCTGCTTCTCGGCTCCGCTGCGGCCCTGATCGCAGTTTCCGGTGCGCGCGCCGCCGACGCCGTCGTCGTCGCCGAGCCGGAACCCGCTGAATACGTCAAGATCTGCGACGTCTACGGCGCTGGCTACTTCTACATCCCCGGCACCGAAACCTGCCTGCGCATCGGCGGTTATGTCCGTTACGACATGGGCGTGGGCGACACCGGCTCGTTCGACGGTGCGAAGGCCGCGGATCACCAGGATGGTGACATCCACAACACGTACTGGAAGAACGCCCGCCTCTCGCTGCAGACCTATACCGGCCAGGAAACCGAACTCGGCACCTTGAAGACCTACACCGAGACCCGCTTCCAGTTCGGTGACGACAATGCCTTCGACGAGGACATCAACGAAGCCCACAACCGGGATGTCTCGCTGAACTTTGCCTGGATCCAGCTAGGTGGTCTCCGCGTCGGCAAGACCGAATCGGCCTTCGATACGTTCGTCGGCTACGCCGGCAACGTCATCAACGACACGCTCGTTCCCTACGGCAATTTCGACACCAACGTCGTCCAGTACTACTTCGATGCCGGCAACGGCTTCTCGGCCGTGGTCTCGCTGGAAGAAGGTACCGGCGATGACACGATCGACAGCTACGTTCCGCATGTCGTCGGCGGTGTGAAGTACACGCAGGGCTGGGGCGCCATCACCGGCGTCATCTCCTATGACAGCAACTACGAAGAAGTCGCCGGCAAGGTTCGGTTGGATGTGAACGCCACCAACGAACTGACGCTTTGGATCATGGGCGGTTACGGCACCGACGATAACCTCAACGATGACGCCGGCAATTTTGTCGACGCCAACGGTCGCGGCTTCTACAAGCAGTGGGGCGGCAACTGGGCAGTCTGGGGTGGCGGCACCTACAAGTTCAACGAGAAGACCTCGTTCAACGCTCAGGTATCTGCTGACGACTGGAAGAACGTCGGCGTTGCAGCGAACGTCGCCTACGACGTCGTTCCCGGTCTCACGGTCACGGCGGAAGTCGACTACCTCCATGCAGGCCGGTTTGGCGATGCTGACCTGGTCAACCCTTCGTGGACGCCAGCCGACAAGAAGAACAGCGTTGGCGGTCTGCTGCGCTTCCAGCGCTCGTTCTAA
- a CDS encoding LysR family transcriptional regulator: METLANLESFVRSAEACSFSVAARRLSLTPAAVSRNVAMLERNLGVRLFQRTTRKLTLTEAGERFLLAMQDHMVGLQAAIADAGTDRGEPAGVLKVSMGLTFGADYILPLLPAFLARYPNIRPDWRFESRQVDLIAEGYDAAIGGGIDLPPGLVARTLAPLHIVAVASPAYLKGRKRPVDPSGLALLDGIVMRSTRTGRIRERTMRDAAGVEIPATQKETVVLDDPEAMCRAALLGLGVTLIAVPHALPHLEKHALVRLLPQWYADAGPISIYYPTRTLLPAKTRVFVDFVVEGFRRDRLAERFAGSVG; this comes from the coding sequence ATGGAGACACTGGCCAACCTCGAATCCTTCGTCCGCAGCGCGGAAGCCTGCAGCTTCTCGGTTGCAGCGAGAAGGCTTTCACTGACCCCTGCGGCGGTCAGCCGAAACGTGGCGATGCTGGAGCGCAATCTCGGCGTCCGGCTGTTCCAGCGAACGACCCGGAAGTTGACTCTGACCGAGGCCGGCGAGCGTTTCCTGCTCGCAATGCAGGATCATATGGTGGGGCTGCAGGCGGCGATCGCGGACGCTGGCACCGATCGCGGCGAGCCCGCCGGAGTGCTCAAGGTTAGCATGGGCCTTACGTTTGGCGCAGACTACATCCTGCCCCTGCTGCCCGCCTTTCTCGCGCGCTATCCCAATATTCGCCCGGACTGGCGGTTTGAGAGCCGGCAAGTTGATCTGATTGCAGAGGGATATGACGCTGCCATCGGTGGCGGTATCGATCTGCCGCCAGGCTTGGTGGCACGCACACTTGCACCCTTGCACATTGTCGCTGTTGCTTCGCCAGCCTATCTGAAAGGCAGGAAGCGACCCGTTGATCCCTCAGGGCTGGCCCTCCTGGACGGTATTGTCATGCGCTCCACCCGGACAGGACGAATCCGTGAGCGCACCATGCGCGACGCCGCCGGCGTGGAAATCCCGGCGACACAGAAGGAGACGGTCGTGCTCGACGACCCGGAAGCGATGTGCCGGGCGGCACTGCTCGGTCTCGGAGTGACGCTCATCGCCGTGCCGCATGCTCTTCCGCATCTCGAAAAGCACGCGCTCGTGCGATTGTTGCCACAATGGTACGCGGATGCTGGGCCGATCTCGATCTACTATCCCACTCGAACATTGCTCCCCGCCAAGACCCGCGTCTTCGTCGACTTTGTCGTCGAGGGCTTTCGGCGTGATCGCCTGGCGGAGCGCTTCGCCGGAAGCGTCGGCTAA